The Apium graveolens cultivar Ventura unplaced genomic scaffold, ASM990537v1 ctg3725, whole genome shotgun sequence genome window below encodes:
- the LOC141701312 gene encoding uncharacterized protein LOC141701312 produces MESYTKWVFHGEKRRSGVEAETSLGNNDPRDDDMYDAREMLRDFADAHGNFGNGEEEPTAKAKFFYEMLDGASEPLYPNCPSSTTLSFVNRLLYFKNKHGCSNKGFDELLELIGSVLPEKHNLPETYYDVKKMISGLNMGYEKIDACENDCMLFYKENSKKTCCDICHKGRYKDRKDNQKKLIPRKILRYFPLIPRLQRLYMSEQTAKCMTWHHDRVIVDGQLSHPADGDEWKAFDARFPRFAKEARNIRLGLSSDGFDLFRDPLARDYTVWPVVVVVYNLPPSMCMKAPYMFMPLIVPGPTDPTKDLHIYLRPLIDELKLLWHTGVETYDSTKFGKREVRSVTARHSGGRAKAVCDLIKFPPPGKLTKRRPRDYGVTHNWTHYSPFFELPYWETLDLRHNIDVMHTEKNVFENILYTILADKNKTKDNLKSKYDCEDLGIRRELWVQDGDIMQYAPYALLREQVHNLFKWISTLKLPDGYVSNISRRVNFEKHTIHGMKLHDCHIFMQKLLPIVCRDLLPRQVGDAIIELSNFFQDLCSSTLKYSDLLKMEKDIVRIMSKFETIFTPGFFDPMEHLPLHLATECKLGGPVTYRWMYPFERFLHGLKMKVRNKAHLEGSMAERYIKEECVHFCSLYFESKVETMHNRLHRYGAPKMCNDPNLLEVYTYPAKPIVRKGHRILTVDEDRLIKYYVLINTPEVAKYLGEFNKLVHRKYPEFDDAAKEKFQKDRFTNWFERRVADDPQLKNVFKDLIKGPMRDVDIYNACHCNGYKFGCANSNEHTSPNSGVLVIGSSYKGSFENNYGRLEEILELHYRNGHKVILFKCHWFDHTKHVKVDINRMTTVDVRSTLNAEDVFVLASQAHQVYYARHISNPRSPWYTILTTKSRFVNEEVKSKRNFTSSEDALQNEVSNASSSRVEPVMIHDPSNFFIDLRFVENDNSTDEYNEEHNQDEDMIIDEESESEEDDMA; encoded by the exons ATGGAGTCATATACTAAATGGGTTTTTCATGGAGAAAAGCGTAGGTCCGGGGTTGAAGCTGAGACTAGTTTGGGTAATAATGATCCTAGAGATGATGATATGTATGATGCACGTGAAATGCTTCGAGACTTTGCGGATGCACATGGAAATTTCGGGAATGGTGAGGAGGAACCGACTGCAAAAGCAAAATTTTTTTATGAGATGTTAGACGGTGCTTCTGAACCTCTTTATCCAAATTGTCCAAGTTCTACCACTTTGTCATTCGTAAATAGGTTGTTATATTTCAAGAACAAGCATGGTTGTAGTAATAAGGGCTTTGATGAGTTACTTGAACTTATTGGGTCAGTATTGCCGGAGAAACACAATCTACCTGAGACATATTATGATGTGAAAAAGATGATAAGTGGTTTGAATATGGGATATGAAAAGATTGATGCTTGCGAGAATGATTGCATGTTATTTTACAAGGAAAATAGTAAAAAGACATGTTGTGACATATGTCACAAAGGTCGATATAAGGACCGAAAGGATAACCAAAAGAAGCTGATTCCAAGAAAGATCTTGCGATACTTTCCACTTATACCGAGACTACAACGTTTGTACATGTCTGAGCAAACTGCTAAGTGTATGACGTGGCACCATGATAGAGTCATAGTTGATGGTCAGTTATCTCACCCGGCAGATGGAGATGAATGGAAAGCATTTGATGCTAGATTTCCGAGATTTGCAAAAGAGGCACGAAATATCAGACTTGGCCTTTCTAGTGATGGGTTTGACCTATTTCGTGATCCACTTGCAAGGGATTATACTGTATGGCCTGTTGTGGTGGTTGTTTACAACCTTCCACCATCTATGTGCATGAAAGCTCCATATATGTTCATGCCTCTCATTGTTCCCGGTCCTACTGATCCTACAAAAGACCTACATATTTACCTCCGACCGTTAATTGATGAATTAAAGCTATTATGGCATACAGGAGTGGAAACATATGATAG CACAAAGTTTGGAAAGAGAGAGGTTCGTTCTGTCACAGCTCGGCATTCAGGTGGAAGGGCAAAGGCTGTAtgtgatcttataaaatttccTCCTCCAGGAAAGTTAACAAAAAGAAGACCTCGGGATTATGGTGTTACTCATAATTGGACTCATTATTCTCCATTTTTTGAGCTCCCGTATTGGGAGACACTTGATCTTCGTCACAATATTGATGTTATGCATACTGAAAAGAATGTTTTTGAAAACATATTATACACGATATTAGCTGACAAGAACAAGACCAAAGATAACTTAAAATCAAAGTATGATTGTGAGGATCTTGGTATACGACGTGAGTTGTGGGTTCAAGATGGAGACATAATGCAATATGCTCCATATGCGCTCTTGAGGGAACAAGTTCATAATTTGTTTAAGTGGATTTCAACACTTAAACTTCCGGATGGTTACGTTTCAAATATATCTAGGCGTGTGAATTTTGAAAAACATACTATTCATGGTATGAAATTGCATGATTGTCATATTTTTATGCAAAAATTACTGCCTATTGTTTGTCGTGACTTATTGCCGAGGCAAGTGGGTGATGCCATTATTGAATTGTCTAACTTCTTCCAAGATTTGTGCTCATCTACCTTGAAATACTCCGATTTActaaaaatggagaaagatattGTGAGGATAATGTCTAAGTTTGAAACCATCTTTACTCCCGGTTTCTTTGACCCGATGGAGCACTTGCCACTGCATTTGGCCACCGAGTGTAAGTTGGGTGGCCCTGTTACATATCGATGGATGTACCCTTTTGAAAGATTTTTACATGGATTGAAGATGAAAGTTAGAAACAAAGCCCATCTGGAGGGTTCAATGGCTGAACGCTATATCAAGGAGGAATGTGTGCACTTTTGTTCTCTATATTTTGAATCCAAAGTTGAAACAATGCACAATCGATTGCATCGTTACGGGGCACCCAAAATGTGTAATGATCCTAACTTGTTAGAAGTTTACACGTATCCGGCGAAACCCATTGTAAGAAAAGGGCATAGAATATTGACCGTCGATGAAGATAGACTCATCAAATATTATGTTCTTATCAACACACCGGAGGTTGCAAAGTACTTGGG TGAATTTAACAAGTTGGTACATAGAAAATACCCAGAGTTTGATGATGCAGCAAAAGAAAAATTTCAAAAAGATCGATTCACAAATTGGTTTGAAAGAAGG GTAGCGGATGATCCACAACTCAAAAATGTTTTTAAGGATTTAATAAAAGGTCCGATGCGCGATGTGGATATTTACAATGCTTGCCACTGTAATGGTTACAAATTTGGTTGTGCAAATTCTAATGAACACACTTCACCAAATTCGGGTGTGCTTGTCATTG GATCTTCATATAAGGggagttttgaaaataattatgGTCGACTCGAAGAAATACTTGAGCTTCATTACCGTAATGGGCATAAagttatattatttaaatgtCATTGGTTTGATCATACAAAGCATGTCAAGGTGGATATAAATAGGATGACAACGGTGGATGTTCGATCAACATTAAATGCGGAAGATGTGTTTGTGTTAGCTAGTCAAGCTCATCAAGTGTATTATGCGAGGCATATTTCAAATCCAAGATCACCATGGTACACCATTTTAACAACAAAGAGTCGTTTTGTTAATGAAGAAGTGAAATCTAAAAGGAACTTTACGTCAAGTGAAGATGCCTTGCAAAATGAGGTTTCAAATGCTTCATCATCTCGTGTCGAGCCCGTGATGATTCATGATCCTTCAAATTTTtttattgatttgagatttgtTGAAAATGACAATTCTACGGATGAGTACAACGAAGAACATAATCAAGATGAAGACATGATTATCGATGAAGAAAGTGAAAGTGAGGAAGATGACATGgcttaa
- the LOC141701313 gene encoding uncharacterized protein LOC141701313: protein MTHRQTYHPQHTNHSAIVKYLLPKNTPSTSQVLAVVTLLLVSGTHILLAGITLIGTLKGLALATPLFIIFIPVLVPAALTIGLVVTGFLGSGAFGLIGLSSLSWVLSYFKQASQVMPDQIELSKKRAQEMDVYAGHTTQTKVGQAQDTTTTTGRDTSLEYRKSGWLSPQLGKGNQLLAGIILVSYFVTFVEAHVIATNKETFKSCWLLVLFIIVMAVGGSGSGSALSRVTGNRGRGGRGRDDTRGLGQGRGNGEADPQEENDAEGSDEEQEDDDAGQSDGVLTFGRAQRSICDGDYKKKPQLGQPKLGVVTFINGKNIKEARYKKTIRAIVRNNWEFDTVKEKGRAREAFLNKCIEEFKEYYEYQPEYKVDKIKELAGDAVVRNHLKANLKCYINAWKTDAYNRVKEAHARGDTSATRRTCPPYYLSEPAWEGLCDYWETETFSKLSENVGENDKKSDIKHSSGAKPFDQRYEELEKKLEKPLTLLEKFDVSYKKKGKVEEIGRKLKEVVERATEEGNSQDATLSLANQRKRDVELLLEVCPPKKGKFKMFPRHTLTELVGIDEVSKYTTSQSSLVCIPERIPKSAYSIIGKVLTDVTNMVKAIEEIEVTRAKLDEKVQILAARAYPNRDNLASKILWEKYIQIASHMTSPLCERYKKTIIESGIAGVWVFDSKDLEADFVWDFAVVSSLIWSGDCLCGIFSGFLLLWLFGRLEILDTRSDHMEVDEDDNDVHIDDLEYRFPL, encoded by the exons ATGACACACCGTCAAACCTACCACCCACAACACACCAACCACTCCGCGATAGTAAAATATCTCCTCCCCAAAAACACCCCCTCCACCTCCCAAGTCCTCGCCGTCGTCACTCTCCTCCTTGTCAGCGGAACCCACATTTTGCTCGCCGGAATAACCCTAATCGGAACCCTAAAAGGCCTTGCTTTAGCCACACCACTTTTCATCATCTTTATCCCAGTTCTTGTCCCAGCTGCTCTCACTATTGGGCTTGTTGTCACTGGATTTCTCGGATCTGGGGCTTTTGGGCTGATAGGGCTTTCATCGCTCTCATGGGTTTTAAGTTACTTTAAACAAGCTAGCCAAGTGATGCCAGATCAGATAGAGTTGTCTAAGAAAAGGGCTCAAGAGATGGATGTGTATGCAGGACACACTACTCAGACCAAGGTTGGTCAGGCTCAGGACACAACTACTACAACTGGAAGGGACACTTCTTTGGAGTACAGAAAATCGGGATGGCTTTCTCCACAG CTTGGGAAGGGAAATCAACTTTTGGCTGGGATAATATTGGTTTCTTATTTCGTCACATTTGTTGAGGCACATGTAATTGCTACAAACAAA GAGACATTTAAGAGTTGTTGGTTGCTTGTTCTATTTATTATTGTCATGGCAGTGGGGGGCAGTGGTAGTGGGAGCGCACTGAGTAGGGTCACCGGAAACAGGGGGAGAGGTGGAAGAGGTAGAGATGACACTAGGGGCCTGGGCCAGGGTAGAGGTAATGGAGAAGCTGATCCTCAGGAAGAAAATGATGCAGAAGGCAGTGATGAAGAACAGGAAGATGATGATGCTGGACAGAGTGACGGTGTTCTCACATTTGGGAGAGCTCAACGCAGCATTTGTGATGGtgattacaaaaagaagccaCAACTTGGACAACCGAAACTTGGAGTTGTAACCTTTATAAATGGAAAAAA TATTAAAGAGGCTCGTTACAAGAAAACAATTAGAGCGATAGTCAGAAATAACTGGGAGTTTGATACAGTAAAAGAAAAAGGACGCGCACGAGAGGCTTTTTTAAATAAGTGTATCGAGGAGTTCAAG GAATACTACGAATATCAGCCAGAATATAAAGTTGATAAAATCAAAGAACTCGCAGGGGACGCTGTCGTGAGAAATCATTTGAAGGCGAATTTGAAATGTTATATAAATGCTTGGAAGACTGATGCATATAATAGGGTTAAAGAGGCCCATGCCAGGGGAGACACAAGCGCAACCCGACGTACTTGCCCCCCCTACTACTTATCAGAACCTGCATGGGAGGGTTTATGTGACTACTGGGAGACTGAGACATTTTCCAAATTGTCGGAAAATGTAGGGGAAAATGACAAGAAGTCAGATATTAAGCACTCCAGTGGAGCGAAGCCTTTTGACCAACGTTATGAG GAACTGGAGAAAAAATTGGAAAAGCCTCTCACCCTTTTGGAAAAGTTTGATGTTTCATACAAAAAGAAAGGAAAAGTGGAAGAAATAGGGCGAAAGCTTAAA GAGGTCGTGGAGCGTGCAACGGAAGAGGGGAATTCTCAGGATGCAACACTATCTCTAGCCAACCAAAGGAAACGTGACGTTGAACTATTGCTGGAGGTTTGTCCACCAAAGAAGGGAAAATTTAAAATGTTCCCGCGCCATACCCTCACGGAGCTTGTTGGAATTGATGAAGTTTCCAAATATACCACTTCTCAGTCTTCTCTGGTCTGCATCCCAGAGCGCATTCCAAAGTCTGCATATTCTATTATCGGGAAGGTCCTGACAGATGTGACTAATATGGTTAAAGCAATAGAGGAGATCGAGGTTACACGTGCTAAACTTGATGAAAAGGTGCAGATTTTGGCTGCTCGTGCTTATCCAAACAGAGATAATCTCGCTTCTAAAATTTTATGGGAAAAGTACATTCAAATAGCATCACACATGACTTCTCCTCTTTGTGAGCGTTATAAAAAGACTATTATAGAg AGTGGTATTGCAGGGGTCTGGGTTTTTGATAGTAAGGATTTAGAAGCTGATTTTGTCTGGGATTTTGCTGTAGTTTCTTCCTTAATTTGGAGTGGTGATTGCTTGTGTGGG ATTTTCTCTGGTTTTTTGCTTCTCTGGTTGTTTGGTAGGCTGGAGATTTTG GATACACGCTCAGATCATATGGAGGTGGACGAAGATGACAATGATGTTCATATAGACGACTTGGAATATCGCTTCCCACTTTAG
- the LOC141701314 gene encoding uncharacterized protein LOC141701314, producing MASDRSWMHRRFDARNNITEEYKHGVQNFINFAMKGEVDSMGRIKCPCNECGNTWRKLPDHVTYDLYRHGIMESYTKWVFHGEKRRSGVEAETSLGNNDPRDDDMYDAREMLRDFADAHGNFGNGEEEPTTTAKFFYEMLDGASEPLYPNCPSSTTLSFVNRLLYFKNKHGCSNKGFDELLELIGSVLPEKHNLPETYYDVKKMISGLNMGYEKIDACENDCMLFYKENKKKTCCDICHKGRYKDRKDNQKKLIPRKILRYFPLIPRLQRLYMSEQTAKCMTWHHDRVIVDGQLSHPADGDEWKAFDARFPRFAKEARNIRLGLSSDGFDPFRDPLARDYTVWPVVVVVYNLPPSMCIKAPYMFMPLIVPGPTDPTKDLHIYLRPLIDELKLLWHTGVETYDRSSRTNFQMRAALMWTISDFPALAMLSGWSTKGKLSCHICSGDIKGFQLRNGGKPSFFGTARYFLEPGDPLRSSTKFGKREVRSVTARHSGGRAKAVCDLIKFPPPGKLTKRRPRDYGVTHNWTHYSPFFELPYWETLDLRHNIDVMHTEKNVFENILYTILADKNKTKDNLKSRYDCEDLGIRRELWVQDGDIMQHAPYALLREQVHNLFKWISTLKLPDGYVSNISRCVNFEKHTIHGMKLHDCHIFMQKLLPIVCRDLLPRQVGDAIIELSNFFQDLCSSTLKYSDLLKMEKDIVRIMSKFETIFTPGFFDPMEHLPLYLATECKLGGPVTYRWMYPFERFLHGLKMKVRNKAHLEGSMAERYIKEECVHFCSLYFESKVETMHNRLRRYGAPKMCNDPNLLEVYTYPAKPIVRKGHRILTVDEDRLIKYYVLINTPEVAKYLGEFNKLVHRKHPEFDDAAKEKFQKDRFTNWFERRVADDPQLKNVFKDLIKGPMRDVDIYSACHCNGYKFGCANSNERTSPNSGVLVIGSSYKGSFENNYGRLEEILELHYRNGHKVILFKCHWFDHTKHVKVDRNRMTTVDVRSTLNTEDVFVLASQAHQVYYARHISNPRSPWYTILTTKSRFVNEEVKSKRNFTSSEDALQNEVSNASSSRVEPVMIHDPSNFFIDLRFVENDNSTDEYNEEQNQDEDMIIDEESESEEDDMA from the exons ATGGCATCCGATCGAAGTTGGATGCATCGTAGGTTTGATGCAAGGAATAATATAACCGAGGAGTACAAACATGGTGTACAAAATTTCATCAATTTTGCTATGAAAGGGGAAGTTGATTCAATGGGGAGGATAAAATGCCCATGTAATGAGTGTGGAAATACATGGCGTAAATTACCCGACCATGTAACTTATGATTTGTATCGACATGGCATTATGGAGTCATATACTAAATGGGTTTTTCATGGAGAAAAGCGTAGGTCCGGGGTTGAAGCCGAGACTAGTTTGGGTAATAATGATCCTAGAGATGATGATATGTATGATGCACGTGAAATGCTTCGAGACTTTGCGGATGCACATGGAAATTTTGGGAATGGTGAGGAGGAACCGACTACAACAGCAAAATTTTTTTATGAGATGTTAGACGGTGCTTCTGAACCTCTTTATCCAAATTGTCCAAGTTCTACCACTTTGTCATTCGTAAATAGGTTGTTATATTTCAAGAACAAGCATGGTTGTAGTAATAAGGGCTTTGATGAGTTACTTGAACTTATTGGGTCAGTATTGCCGGAGAAACACAATCTACCTGAGACATATTATGATGTGAAAAAGATGATAAGTGGTTTGAATATGGGATATGAAAAGATTGATGCTTGCGAGAATGATTGCATGTTATTTTacaaggaaaataaaaaaaaaacatgTTGTGACATATGTCACAAAGGTCGATATAAGGACCGAAAGGATAACCAAAAGAAGCTGATTCCAAGAAAGATCTTGCGATACTTTCCACTTATACCGAGACTACAACGTTTGTACATGTCTGAGCAAACTGCTAAGTGTATGACGTGGCACCATGATAGAGTCATAGTTGATGGTCAGTTATCTCACCCGGCAGATGGAGATGAATGGAAAGCATTTGATGCTAGATTTCCGAGATTTGCAAAAGAGGCACGAAATATCAGACTTGGCCTTTCTAGTGATGGGTTTGACCCATTTCGTGATCCACTTGCAAGGGATTATACTGTATGGCCTGTTGTGGTGGTTGTTTACAACCTTCCACCATCTATGTGCATAAAAGCTCCATATATGTTCATGCCTCTCATTGTTCCCGGTCCTACTGATCCTACAAAAGACCTACATATTTACCTCCGACCGTTAATTGATGAATTGAAGCTATTATGGCATACAGGAGTGGAAACATATGATAGGTCATCACGCACAAATTTTCAGATGAGGGCTGCACTAATGTGGACAATTAGCGACTTTCCAGCACTTGCGATGTTAAGTGGGTGGTCGACTAAGGGTAAGTTGTCTTGTCATATATGTAGTGGTGATATTAAAGGCTTTCAACTGAGGAATGGTGGTAAGCCTTCTTTCTTTGGCACTGCTCGATATTTTTTGGAACCGGGTGATCCATTGAGGAGTAGCACAAAGTTTGGAAAGAGAGAGGTTCGTTCTGTCACAGCTCGGCATTCAGGTGGAAGGGCAAAGGCTGTAtgtgatcttataaaatttccTCCTCCAGGAAAGTTAACAAAAAGAAGACCTCGGGATTATGGTGTTACTCATAATTGGACTCATTATTCTCCATTTTTTGAGCTCCCGTATTGGGAGACACTTGATCTTCGTCACAATATTGATGTCATGCATACTGAAAAGAATGTTTTTGAAAACATATTATACACGATATTAGCTGACAAGAACAAGACGAAAGATAACTTAAAATCAAGGTATGATTGTGAGGATCTTGGTATACGACGTGAGTTGTGGGTTCAAGATGGAGACATAATGCAACATGCTCCATATGCGCTCTTGAGGGAACAAGTTCATAATTTGTTTAAGTGGATTTCAACACTTAAACTTCCGGATGGTTACGTTTCAAATATATCTAGGTGTGTGAATTTTGAAAAACATACTATTCATGGTATGAAATTGCATGATTGTCATATTTTTATGCAAAAATTACTGCCTATTGTTTGTCGTGACTTATTGCCGAGGCAAGTGGGTGATGCCATTATTGAATTGTCTAACTTCTTCCAAGATTTGTGCTCATCTACCTTGAAATACTCCGATTTActaaaaatggagaaagatattGTGAGGATAATGTCTAAGTTTGAAACCATCTTTACTCCCGGTTTCTTTGACCCGATGGAGCACTTGCCACTGTATTTGGCCACCGAGTGTAAGTTGGGTGGCCCTGTTACATATCGATGGATGTACCCTTTTGAAAGATTTTTACATGGATTGAAGATGAAAGTTAGAAACAAAGCCCATCTGGAGGGTTCAATGGCTGAACGCTATATCAAGGAGGAATGTGTGCACTTTTGTTCTCTATATTTTGAATCCAAAGTTGAAACAATGCACAATCGATTGCGTCGTTACGGGGCACCCAAAATGTGTAATGATCCTAACTTGTTAGAAGTTTACACGTATCCGGCGAAACCCATTGTAAGAAAAGGGCATAGAATATTGACCGTCGATGAAGATAGACTCATCAAATATTATGTTCTTATCAACACACCGGAGGTTGCAAAGTACTTGGG TGAATTTAACAAGTTGGTACATAGAAAACACCCAGAGTTTGATGATGCAGCAAAAGAAAAATTTCAAAAAGATCGATTCACAAATTGGTTTGAAAGAAGG GTAGCGGATGATCCACAACTCAAAAATGTTTTTAAGGATTTAATAAAAGGTCCGATGCGCGATGTGGATATTTACAGTGCTTGCCACTGTAATGGTTACAAATTTGGTTGTGCAAATTCTAATGAACGCACTTCACCAAATTCGGGTGTGCTTGTCATTG GATCTTCATATAAGGggagttttgaaaataattatgGTCGACTCGAAGAAATACTTGAGCTTCATTACCGTAATGGGCATAAagttatattatttaaatgtCATTGGTTTGATCATACAAAGCATGTCAAGGTGGATAGAAATAGGATGACAACGGTGGATGTTCGATCAACATTAAATACGGAAGATGTGTTCGTGTTAGCTAGTCAAGCTCATCAAGTGTATTATGCGAGGCATATTTCAAATCCAAGATCACCATGGTACACCATTTTAACAACAAAGAGTCGTTTTGTTAATGAAGAAGTGAAATCTAAAAGGAACTTTACGTCAAGTGAAGATGCCTTGCAAAATGAGGTTTCAAATGCTTCATCATCTCGTGTCGAGCCCGTGATGATTCATGATCCTTCAAATTTTtttattgatttgagatttgtTGAAAATGACAATTCTACGGATGAGTACAACGAAGAACAAAATCAAGATGAAGACATGATTATCGATGAAGAAAGTGAAAGTGAGGAAGATGACATGgcttaa